One Fusarium musae strain F31 chromosome 6, whole genome shotgun sequence DNA segment encodes these proteins:
- a CDS encoding hypothetical protein (EggNog:ENOG41~BUSCO:EOG09262YQG): MSMFQSKKPFSAVTVTVENLTSESYEEEDLSGIPELVDVITLQATGPSEAARAIRKKLKYGNVHRQIRALVILDGLIQNAGERFQRTFVDEPLLERLRVCGTSDLSDVAVRNKCRELFRSWSQYAGRPGLDSLARLHRELPKRKQAVTQERSRVLRETEENPFVDDEQEAAAKAARDARNASGPSSSTPASGSTFGHSSTKSSLGSSAFFGSSRDKKKEKEKDKAKAKGKRKPFNLEAEKEQMKSVIADSSIAATNLMNALQSINREVERISENQTAVERFEACKLLRRKVLRYVHHVEEEQWLGGLLHANDELVHALMSFEQFDRSIDADSDSDDELAEQAHLYRMATIKGKEAMAKAASQSPTASQPPDLSELNISTPVHAAPPRPPPMSKPHSNPPPQPPRPVAAPQDEEDEDDPFGDSHALETPMHERDQPKW, translated from the exons ATGAGCATGTTTCAGTCG AAGAAGCCGTTCTCGGCGGTAACTGTAACCGTTGAGAACCTTACCTCCGAATCctatgaagaggaagatctcAGCGGTATCCCCGAGCTTGTCGATGTCATCACCTTACAAGCTACGGGCCCTAGTGAAGCAGCTCGAGCCATTCGAAAGAAGCTTAAATACGGAAATGTCCACCGCCAGATCCGTGCATTGGTCATTCTTGACGGTCTCATCCAGAACGCTGGTGAGAGGTTCCAGCGAACCTTTGTGGATGAGCCCTTGCTTGAACGTCTGCGTGTTTGTGGTACATCTGACCTGTCTGATGTTGCAGTGAGGAATAAGTGTAGGGAACTCTTTCGCTCATGGTCACAGTATGCTGGCAGGCCAGGTCTAGACAGTCTCGCGCGACTTCACAGG GAACTTCCCAAAAGAAAGCAAGCCGTTACACAGGAGAGATCTCGAGTCCTCCGGGAGACGGAGGAAAATCCATTTGTCGACGACGAACAAGAAGCGGCGGCAAAGGCGGCCCGTGATGCACGGAACGCTTCAGGCCCTTCGAGCTCAACCCCAGCATCTGGTTCAACATTCGGACATTCTTCTACCAAATCTTCCTTAGGGTCCAGTGCTTTCTTCGGTAGCTctagagacaagaagaaggagaaagagaaggacaaggccaaggccaaggggaAGCGGAAGCCTTTCAACcttgaggccgagaaggagcAAATGAAGTCTGTCATTGCTGACTCCTCCATCGCAGCAACGAACTTGATGAATGCGCTTCAAAGCATTAACCGTGAGGTGGAGCGTATTTCAGAGAACCAGACGGCAGTGGAGCGCTTTGAAGCCTGTAAGCTTCTTCGACGCAAAGTACTTCGATAT GTCCATcatgttgaggaagagcagTGGCTCGGAGGATTGCTTCATGCtaatgatgagcttgtccaTGCCCTCATGTCTTTCGAACAGTTCGATCGTTCGATTGACGCGGACAGTGATTCGGATGACGAACTTGCCGAGCAAGCTCATCTTTATCGAA TGGCTACGATTAAAGGCAAAGAGGCCATGGCCAAGGCTGCCTCTCAGTCTCCAACCGCCTCGCAGCCTCCAGACCTCTCCGAGCTAAACATTTCGACACCCGTTCATgcagctcctcctcggccaCCCCCCATGTCCAAACCTCACTCAAACCCTCCCCCTCAACCCCCAAGGCCAGTTGCAGCTCcgcaagatgaagaggacgaagacgatCCTTTCGGCGATTCTCATGCACTCGAGACACCTATGCACGAGCGTGATCAGCCTAAGTGGTAG